TCCCGCTCGATCGCCGCGATACGCAGCATCTCTCGCTTGCGGTCGCCTTCCGCCTTTTCACCCGAGGCACCGGCAAGGCTGGCGAGCCTCTTTTGAGCCACGAGATGCAGATCGTTGTGGTACTCATGGATGCGGGTGCGATCGCGGTCGAGACGGCGTCGCATCGTGCGCAGAAACGGCTCCATTTCGAGTCGCACGCGGTGTTTGAGCAGCGGCCGCACCCGCGCTTCAAGAGTGGGCGCATCCCACGCCGGTCCCGCCGCGCGGCGGACGTCCGGGTCGGGTACTTGCCATTCCGTGTCCGCCGCCAGCAGCGGACGCAACCGCGCTAAAACGTCGTCGATGACCGCGCCGGTTCCCTGGTTGAATCCGAGCCAGACCAGCCCTTCACGCTTCTCGTCGGAGACCGCGGTGTAACGGAACGCTAGCAGCAGGCAACGCGCCCAGGCCGTCGAGACGCCATGCAAGCGCCAAATGGCATTAGGAAGATCGAGGGCGTGGTCGAGCAGGCGTTCGGGATAAGCGATGCGCGGCATGGGGTCTGGGAGCACGAGCTGTCGCTCAGCCCAACGACCTCGGTCACGCAGAAGCGCGCCAAAGCGGTCGAGCCAGTCGCCTTCGAATCCGACGGCCACCGCTCCAGCCGGAAGCTCGGCCCCGAAACCGAGCCGCACCAGTTCCGGCCAGTCCATGGCCGTGCGTAGGGGTTCGGGCGCCAGCACTTCCAGGCCGTCTGGCTCCACGGCCTCGACGGCCGAGCCTTCGATCTCCAGCACGTCAGAGACGAAATCGCGCAGTTCGCCCATCGCCGGCTCCCTCACGCCGTTTCAAAATCTTCGCCGAACAGCGCCGCATCGAGTGCCTTGGCGCCCTCATGCTGCACCCGCGCAGCATCGAGCCGGCGGCCCAGGGCATCGAAGGCATCGGTCCGACCAGCCTCGGTCGCTTCGAGCCAGGCGTTGAGCGCCAGCTCCGGGAAGTCGCGTTCATCCCCCAGCCCGCCGAGGATCGCGCCGACCTCACCGACGACCAGTTCGAACATGGAGATCTTCTCCTCAAGCAGCGCCAGCAACTGATCTTCCAGTGTGCCGCGCGTGACGAGGTTAAACACGAAGACCTCCCGATTTTGGCCGATGCGGTCGATGCGGCCAATGCGCTGCTCAATCGCCATAGGGTTCCAAGGTACATCGAAGTTAATGAGCGTGTTGCAGAACTGAATATTGCGGCCCTCGCCACCGGATTCTGTGCAGAGCAGCACGGGCGCTTTGTCGCGGAAGTCGGCAATCGCTGCATCCTTCTGCGGCCCGCTGAGGCTGCCGTCGAAGCGCGCGAAGGGCAAGCCGGCATGCGCGAGCAGATTGGCCAGGCGGGCCAGCGTCTCTCGGGAATGGACGAAGACCAGCTTCTTCTCATCCGGGTTGCGACGAAGCAGGTCGAGTAGCGCCGTCTCCTTGCCACCGGTTTCAATCGCCGCCCAGCGTTCGGCTAGAGCCCGCCACTCCATGTCGTCGGGACGGCGTGCTGCGAACCGCGCCACGGCAACCGCCGCGGCGACCGGCGACGATCCGGCCGCGCCGAGCAGGTGGTGCAGTGCCAACCGGTGCCCGCCCGCCCCGGTCTCGGCTGCGAGGCGGCGCACTGCGGCCGCCAGATCGGCATAGGCCTCGACTTCGCCCGGCTGGCCATCGACCTTAATCGTGACCGCGTGGCGGCGCGGAAGTTTCAGAGCGACGACCGCGCGGGTGTTGCGGATCATGGCGCCGCGCATCAATTCACGCAGGCGCTCGGGATTCGCCGGCTGTCTCGGCTTGCCGGGTGTCATGTAGGCAGCGCGGAATTCCTTGAGCGTCTTGAAGATGCCAGGCTTCAAGAGCGTCATTATATTGTATAGTTCCACAAGGTCATTCTGCACCGGCGTCGCTGAGAGCAGCAGCAAGAAACGCTTGTTGAGCGCATCGACGAGCTTCCAACTCTGGCTCGACCGGTCGCGCAGATGATGCGCCTCGTCGATAATGACGAGGTCGAAGGTACCCCCGAGCAGATGCTCAGAATGCTCGCGTCGTCGAGCCGCCGAGATCGACGCGATGATACGCTTCTGCCCCCAGAACGCGGGCGGGTCGTCGCGCAGCAGCTGGTCGTGGGTCGTCGCGAAAGACAGGCTGAATTTGGTCTCCAGTTCCTCCCGCCATTGCCCGACGAGCGAGGCCGGCGCCAGCACTAGCACCCGCTCCGCCATGCCGCGCAACGCATATTCCTTGAGAACCATACCGGCCTCGATGGTTTTTCCGAGGCCGACCTCGTCGGCAAGCAGCACACGGCCGCGGAACTGCTTCAACACCTTCCGCACGGTCTCGATCTGATGCCAGAATGGTTCGACGCCGGTGAGGTGCGGCAGGCAGAGAAGTTCGTCG
The DNA window shown above is from Candidatus Binatia bacterium and carries:
- a CDS encoding SNF2-related protein, which codes for MRALPHQALLPLEPSGDADVWVERLSRTFDDTSRDTGFLELAESAVDACPGDPIVLTLAVTAALLDDRPERALVFLKRISKRYSATPTDHLLRALALFQDGKRVAARALLERHGLTDWHAALQAFPGGRERMRWMVGQVDAIMDRDQPCPQRRQAAAAKSKVKPPPAPRPARPSSKPTPPVPEVASTSLQSLPRIEIDISFAAEVDLAPLLHIIARVPEREGRWWGLRERFTHLGFAQGFDELLCLPHLTGVEPFWHQIETVRKVLKQFRGRVLLADEVGLGKTIEAGMVLKEYALRGMAERVLVLAPASLVGQWREELETKFSLSFATTHDQLLRDDPPAFWGQKRIIASISAARRREHSEHLLGGTFDLVIIDEAHHLRDRSSQSWKLVDALNKRFLLLLSATPVQNDLVELYNIMTLLKPGIFKTLKEFRAAYMTPGKPRQPANPERLRELMRGAMIRNTRAVVALKLPRRHAVTIKVDGQPGEVEAYADLAAAVRRLAAETGAGGHRLALHHLLGAAGSSPVAAAVAVARFAARRPDDMEWRALAERWAAIETGGKETALLDLLRRNPDEKKLVFVHSRETLARLANLLAHAGLPFARFDGSLSGPQKDAAIADFRDKAPVLLCTESGGEGRNIQFCNTLINFDVPWNPMAIEQRIGRIDRIGQNREVFVFNLVTRGTLEDQLLALLEEKISMFELVVGEVGAILGGLGDERDFPELALNAWLEATEAGRTDAFDALGRRLDAARVQHEGAKALDAALFGEDFETA